Proteins encoded together in one Triticum dicoccoides isolate Atlit2015 ecotype Zavitan chromosome 7B, WEW_v2.0, whole genome shotgun sequence window:
- the LOC119338462 gene encoding probable receptor-like protein kinase At1g80640, which yields MEMPAAPHPLPLMCLFLLLLLLRSCSLASGRAAVSSPAPASLAAAANGTASSSSSPVVLAPPPIVITVERHHHYHRELVIATVLASVATIMIFLTTFYAWTMWRRSRQIPNGKAARRPDTTTKGITLVPILSKFNTVKMSKKGLVAMIEYPSLEAATGKFSESNVLGVGGFGCVYKAAFDGGATAAVKRLEGGGPDCEKEFENELDLLGRIRHPNIVSLLGFCVHGGNHYIVYELMEKGSLETQLHGPSHGSAMSWHVRMKIALDTARGLEYLHEHCNPPVIHRDLKSSNILLDSDFNAKIADFGLAVTSGNLDKGNLKISGTLGYVAPEYLLDGKLTEKSDVYAFGVVLLELLMGRKPVEKMSPSQCQSIVSWAMPQLTDRSKLPNIIDPVIKDTMDPKHLYQVAAVAVLCVQPEPSYRPLITDVLHSLVPLVPADLGGTLRVTEPHSPHQMYHPS from the exons ATGGAGATGCCGGCGGCGCCGCATCCATTGCCGCTCATGTGCCtcttcttgctgctgctgctgctgcgctcGTGCTCGCTGGCCAGCGGGAGGGCCGCGGTCTCTTCCCCGGCGCCGGCGTCGTTGGCCGCCGCCGCCAATGGGAccgcatcctcttcttcctctccggtgGTTCTGGCGCCTCCCCCCATCG TGATCACGGTGGAGAGGCACCACCACTACCACCGGGAGCTGGTCATCGCCACCGTGCTCGCCTCCGTCGCCACCATCATGATCTTCCTCACCACCTTCTACGCCTGGACCATGTGGCGCCGGTCTCGCCAGATCCCCAACGGCAAGGCCGCCCGGAGACCAG ACACCACAACAAAGGGGATCACGCTGGTGCCCATCCTGAGCAAGTTCAACACGGTGAAGATGAGCAAGAAGGGGCTGGTGGCCATGATCGAGTACCCGTCGCTGGAGGCGGCGACGGGCAAGTTCAGCGAGAGCAACGTGCTCGGCGTCGGCGGCTTCGGCTGCGTCTACAAGGCGGCCTTCGACGGCGGCGCCACCGCGGCCGTGAAGCGGCTCGAAGGCGGCGGGCCGGACTGCGAGAAGGAATTCGAG AATGAGCTGGACTTGCTTGGCAGGATCAGGCACCCCAACATAGTGTCCCTCCTGGGCTTCTGCGTCCATGGTGGCAATCACTACATTGTTTATGAGCTCATGGAGAAGGGATCATTGGAGACACAACTGCATG GGCCTTCACATGGATCGGCTATGAGCTGGCACGTCCGGATGAAGATCGCGCTCGACACGGCCAG GGGATTAGAGTATCTTCATGAGCACTGCAATCCACCAGTCATCCATAGGGATCTGAAATCGTCTAATATACTCTTGGATTCAGACTTCAATGCTAAG ATTGCAGATTTTGGCCTTGCAGTGACAAGTGGGAATCTTGACAAGGGGAACCTGAAGATCTCTGGGACCTTGGGATATGTAGCTCCCGAGTACTTATTAGATG GGAAGTTGACCGAGAAGAGCGACGTCTACGCGTTTGGAGTTGTTCTTCTAGAGCTCTTGATGGGGAGGAAGCCTGTTGAGAAGATGTCACCATCTCAGTGCCAATCAATTGTGTCATGG GCCATGCCTCAGCTAACCGACAGATCGAAGCTACCCAACATCATCGACCCAGTGATCAAGGACACAATGGACCCAAAGCacttataccaa GTTGCGGCGGTGGCCGTTCTATGCGTGCAGCCCGAACCGAGTTACAGACCGCTGATAACAGACGTTCTCCACTCCCTTGTTCCTCTGGTACCCGCGGATCTCGGGGGAACGCTCAGAGTTACAGAGCCACATTCTCCACACCAAATGTACCATCCCTCTTGA